A window of the Cannabis sativa cultivar Pink pepper isolate KNU-18-1 chromosome X, ASM2916894v1, whole genome shotgun sequence genome harbors these coding sequences:
- the LOC115724082 gene encoding uncharacterized protein LOC115724082, producing MKTLNMELKAAGKKRLLQLNEMEEFRNEAYENAKIYKERTKKWHDQGLVRKEFQPGQQVLLFNSRLKLFPGKLKSRWSGPFTVVKVFPYGAVELKGEGPATFKELRKGEDELTKLAKDLKRR from the exons ATGAAGACTCTCAACATGGAATTGAAGGCTGCAGGAAAGAAAAGACTACTGCAATTAAATGAAATGGAGGAGTTTCGTAATGAGGCTTATGAGAATGCTAAGATCTACAAGGAGAGAACCAAGAAGTGGCATGACCAAGGCTTAGTtaggaaggagtttcaacctgggCAGCAAGTGTTACTTTTCAATTCAAGGTTGAAATTGTTTCCTGGTAAGCTAAAGTCAAGGTGGTCAGGACCATTTACTGTGGTCAAGGTGTTTCCCTATGGAGCTGTGGAGTTGAAAGGTGAAGgtccagcaactttcaaa GAATTAAGGAAGGGAGAAGATGAGCTAACCAAGCTTGCAAAGGATCTTAAGAGAAGATGA